From Girardinichthys multiradiatus isolate DD_20200921_A chromosome 3, DD_fGirMul_XY1, whole genome shotgun sequence, the proteins below share one genomic window:
- the otud7b gene encoding OTU domain-containing protein 7B isoform X1: MTVDMDAVLSDFVRSTGAEPGLARDLLEGKNWDFTAALSDFEQLRQVHAGNLTYSFPEERVYQPSEKEMARVGRPVLHRQDEVVQAASEKRLSRGISHASSTIVSLARSHVSSTGGSSSEPLLDTPLCTFQLPDLTVYRDDFRSFIERDLIEQSMMVALENAGRLNWWTKVVPNCQSLLPLATSGDGNCLLHAASLGMWGFHDRDLMLRKSLYALMDHGLEREALKRRWRWQQTQQNKESGLVYTEEEWQKEWNELLKLASSEPRIHYSTNGTNGAESSEEPVYESLEEFHVFVLAHVLRRPIVVVADTMLRDSGGEAFAPIPFGGIYLPLEVPAAKCHRSPLVLAYDQAHFSALVSMEQKDSSKDQAVVIPLTDSEHKMLPLHFAVDPGKDWEWGRDDTDNVMLASVALSLEAKLQMLHTYLTVTWLPLPCEQAPLAQPESPTASAGEDARTPPDSGESDKESVSSSSNGNGDTTAGSTANGNGSLAKNSSSSSSSSSSSGSAGAGMGGKDKTKKEKEKDKDKKRADTVANKLGSFGKSLGSKLKKNVGGLMTGKNAGAAGAKQEGGEKKKGSFRGRKGSKDSSPSTQASEDSGKGSPSSGSERLLGTMSSMSSSGGSSTESEHYKYSADVKVSLGILRAAMQGERKFIFASLLTTSNRQPFQEEMIQRYLTDAEDRFHAEQEQQRRDADRKGITNNIQPPKKEVLCGAELSYRPYEAKEELSENSPAFKPTPLNPALYSAVVPIPRPSFIDQPLAAPPLTQHLLMHSHLDTRRQLAGGSPATSYPGLPSYATLPRHCPTTQGPSHPQYISSQGPLSLGPSSLGPSSLSPSRPAPSYPPEFDPPDYPGAEPIAGGYTNGFRDLSSNLDSRSGQPPIRHYSLGSAGGLAGLQSIRCRTPSCNYYGHPETGNYCSYCYREELRKRETEPVIHRF; the protein is encoded by the exons ATGACCGTGGACATGGACGCAGTCCTGTCCGACTTTGTCCGTTCTACTGGAGCTGAACCGGGATTGGCCAGAGATCTTTTAGAAG GTAAGAACTGGGATTTCACGGCGGCGCTCAGTGACTTTGAGCAGCTGCGACAGGTGCACGCCGGCAACCTCACGTACTCGTTCCCAGAAGAGCGGGTGTATCAGCCGTCTGAGAAGGAGATGGCCCGGGTAGggcgtccagttctccaccgaCAAGACGAGGTGGTGCAAG CGGCCTCAGAGAAGCGTCTGTCGAGGGGTATTTCTCACGCCAGTTCAACTATCGTTTCACTGGCCCGCTCTCACGTCTCCAGCACTGGCGGAAGCAGCAGCGAGCCGCTCCTGGACACACCGTTGTGCACTTTCCAACTGCCGGACCTCACTGTGTACCGGGACGACTTCCGGAGCTTCATCGAGAGGGACCTCATCGAGCAGTCCATGATGGTGGCGTTGGAGAATGCAG GGCGTCTGAACTGGTGGACGAAAGTCGTTCCAAACTGTCAGAGTCTGCTGCCGCTGGCAACGAGTGGAGATGGAAACTGCCTGTTACACGCTGCCTCGCTTG GTATGTGGGGCTTCCATGATCGCGACCTGATGCTGCGGAAGTCTCTGTATGCGCTGATGGATCATGGCCTGGAGAGGGAAGCTCTGAAGCGCAGGTGGAGGTGGCAGCAGACCCAGCAGAACAAAGAG TCCGGGCTGGTGTACACAGAGGAGGAGTGGCAGAAAGAGTGGAACGAGTTGTTGAAGCTGGCTTCCAGCGAGCCAAGAATCCACTACAGCACCAACGGCACCAACGG gGCCGAGTCTTCTGAGGAGCCTGTTTATGAGAGTTTAGAGGAGTTTCACGTCTTCGTCTTGGCTCACGTCCTCAGAAGGCCCATCGTCGTGGTGGCTGACACCATGCTGAGAGACTCTGGAGGAGAAG CCTTTGCTCCCATTCCGTTTGGAGGCATCTACCTTCCGCTGGAAGTGCCAGCTGCCAAGTGTCATCGCTCTCCCCTGGTCCTGGCATATGATCAGGCACACTTCTCTGCCCTGGTCTCCATGGAGCAGAAGGACAGCTCCAAAGATCAAG CAGTTGTGATTCCACTCACCGACTCAGAGCACAAAATGCTGCCTCTGCACTTTGCCGTGGACCCTGGGAAGGACTGGGAATGGGGAAGAGACGACACAGACAACGTGATGCTGGCGAG TGTGGCTCTCTCCTTGGAAGCCAAGCTCCAGATGTTGCACACCTACCTGACGGTTACCTGGCTGCCGCTGCCCTGTGAG CAAGCCCCTCTGGCCCAGCCGGAGTCCCCAACAGCTTCGGCGGGAGAAGACGCCCGGACGCCTCCCGACTCCGGGGAGTCCGACAAGGAGTCGGTCAGCAGCAGCTCCAACGGCAACGGAGACACAACAGCAGGCTCGACTGCCAACGGAAACGGCTCTCTGGCCAAAAACAGCTCGTCCTCCTCCTCTAGTTCATCCAGCAGTGGTTCTGCAGGGGCCGGGATGGGCGGGAAGGATAAAACAaagaaggagaaggagaaggaCAAAGACAAGAAGAGGGCAGACACTGTGGCAAACAAGCTCGGCAGCTTCGGGAAGAGCCTGGGCAGCAAGCTGAAGAAAAACGTGGGTGGACTAATGACTGGGAAGAACGCTGGAGCAGCAGGCGCCAAACAGGAAGGCGGGGAGAAGAAAAAGGGCTCATTTAGGGGGAGGAAGGGTAGCAAGGACAGTTCACCTTCCACCCAAGCCTCCGAGGATTCTGGGAAAGGATCCCCATCATCAGGTAGCGAACGTCTGCTTGGAACAATGAGCAGTATGAGCAGCAGTGGCGGCAGCAGCACGGAGAGCGAGCACTACAAGTACAGCGCTGACGTGAAGGTCAGCCTGGGCATCCTGCGAGCCGCCATGCAAGGTGAGAGGAAGTTCATCTTCGCCAGCCTTCTCACCACCAGCAACCGGCAGCCCTTCCAGGAGGAGATGATCCAGCGCTACCTCACAGATGCAGAGGACCGCTTTCATGCGGAGCAGGAGCAGCAGCGGCGTGACGCAGACAGAAAAGGTATCACAAATAACATCCAGCCTCCTAAAAAGGAGGTTCTCTGTGGTGCAGAGCTGAGTTATCGGCCTTACGAGGCCAAAGAGGAGCTGTCAGAGAACTCACCTGCCTTCAAACCTACGCCTTTGAATCCCGCTCTGTACTCTGCTGTTGTGCCCATCCCACGACCCTCGTTCATCGATCAGCCTCTTGCAGCACCCCCTCTGACTCAGCATCTTCTCATGCACAGCCACCTGGATACACGCCGCCAGCTCGCCGGTGGTTCTCCGGCCACTTCCTATCCGGGCCTCCCCTCCTATGCGACCCTTCCTCGCCACTGCCCCACAACACAGGGTCCCTCCCATCCCCAGTACATCTCCTCGCAGGGACCCTTATCTCTGGGCCCCTCATCTCTGGGCCCCTCATCCCTGAGCCCCTCCCGTCCCGCTCCCTCCTACCCCCCAGAGTTCGATCCACCTGATTATCCCGGGGCCGAGCCCATCGCCGGGGGCTACACTAACGGCTTCCGGGACCTGAGCTCCAACCTGGACTCCCGGAGCGGGCAGCCCCCTATCAGACACTACTCCCTGGGCAGCGCGGGCGGTCTGGCAGGCCTGCAGTCCATCCGCTGTCGGACACCCAGCTGCAACTACTATGGACACCCGGAAACGGGAAACTACTGCTCCTACTGCTACAGAGAAGAGCTGAGGAAGAGGGAGACGGAACCAGTCATTCATCGATTCTGA
- the otud7b gene encoding OTU domain-containing protein 7B isoform X2 has protein sequence MTVDMDAVLSDFVRSTGAEPGLARDLLEGKNWDFTAALSDFEQLRQVHAGNLTYSFPEERVYQPSEKEMARVGRPVLHRQDEVVQAASEKRLSRGISHASSTIVSLARSHVSSTGGSSSEPLLDTPLCTFQLPDLTVYRDDFRSFIERDLIEQSMMVALENAGRLNWWTKVVPNCQSLLPLATSGDGNCLLHAASLGMWGFHDRDLMLRKSLYALMDHGLEREALKRRWRWQQTQQNKESGLVYTEEEWQKEWNELLKLASSEPRIHYSTNGTNGAESSEEPVYESLEEFHVFVLAHVLRRPIVVVADTMLRDSGGEAFAPIPFGGIYLPLEVPAAKCHRSPLVLAYDQAHFSALVSMEQKDSSKDQVVIPLTDSEHKMLPLHFAVDPGKDWEWGRDDTDNVMLASVALSLEAKLQMLHTYLTVTWLPLPCEQAPLAQPESPTASAGEDARTPPDSGESDKESVSSSSNGNGDTTAGSTANGNGSLAKNSSSSSSSSSSSGSAGAGMGGKDKTKKEKEKDKDKKRADTVANKLGSFGKSLGSKLKKNVGGLMTGKNAGAAGAKQEGGEKKKGSFRGRKGSKDSSPSTQASEDSGKGSPSSGSERLLGTMSSMSSSGGSSTESEHYKYSADVKVSLGILRAAMQGERKFIFASLLTTSNRQPFQEEMIQRYLTDAEDRFHAEQEQQRRDADRKGITNNIQPPKKEVLCGAELSYRPYEAKEELSENSPAFKPTPLNPALYSAVVPIPRPSFIDQPLAAPPLTQHLLMHSHLDTRRQLAGGSPATSYPGLPSYATLPRHCPTTQGPSHPQYISSQGPLSLGPSSLGPSSLSPSRPAPSYPPEFDPPDYPGAEPIAGGYTNGFRDLSSNLDSRSGQPPIRHYSLGSAGGLAGLQSIRCRTPSCNYYGHPETGNYCSYCYREELRKRETEPVIHRF, from the exons ATGACCGTGGACATGGACGCAGTCCTGTCCGACTTTGTCCGTTCTACTGGAGCTGAACCGGGATTGGCCAGAGATCTTTTAGAAG GTAAGAACTGGGATTTCACGGCGGCGCTCAGTGACTTTGAGCAGCTGCGACAGGTGCACGCCGGCAACCTCACGTACTCGTTCCCAGAAGAGCGGGTGTATCAGCCGTCTGAGAAGGAGATGGCCCGGGTAGggcgtccagttctccaccgaCAAGACGAGGTGGTGCAAG CGGCCTCAGAGAAGCGTCTGTCGAGGGGTATTTCTCACGCCAGTTCAACTATCGTTTCACTGGCCCGCTCTCACGTCTCCAGCACTGGCGGAAGCAGCAGCGAGCCGCTCCTGGACACACCGTTGTGCACTTTCCAACTGCCGGACCTCACTGTGTACCGGGACGACTTCCGGAGCTTCATCGAGAGGGACCTCATCGAGCAGTCCATGATGGTGGCGTTGGAGAATGCAG GGCGTCTGAACTGGTGGACGAAAGTCGTTCCAAACTGTCAGAGTCTGCTGCCGCTGGCAACGAGTGGAGATGGAAACTGCCTGTTACACGCTGCCTCGCTTG GTATGTGGGGCTTCCATGATCGCGACCTGATGCTGCGGAAGTCTCTGTATGCGCTGATGGATCATGGCCTGGAGAGGGAAGCTCTGAAGCGCAGGTGGAGGTGGCAGCAGACCCAGCAGAACAAAGAG TCCGGGCTGGTGTACACAGAGGAGGAGTGGCAGAAAGAGTGGAACGAGTTGTTGAAGCTGGCTTCCAGCGAGCCAAGAATCCACTACAGCACCAACGGCACCAACGG gGCCGAGTCTTCTGAGGAGCCTGTTTATGAGAGTTTAGAGGAGTTTCACGTCTTCGTCTTGGCTCACGTCCTCAGAAGGCCCATCGTCGTGGTGGCTGACACCATGCTGAGAGACTCTGGAGGAGAAG CCTTTGCTCCCATTCCGTTTGGAGGCATCTACCTTCCGCTGGAAGTGCCAGCTGCCAAGTGTCATCGCTCTCCCCTGGTCCTGGCATATGATCAGGCACACTTCTCTGCCCTGGTCTCCATGGAGCAGAAGGACAGCTCCAAAGATCAAG TTGTGATTCCACTCACCGACTCAGAGCACAAAATGCTGCCTCTGCACTTTGCCGTGGACCCTGGGAAGGACTGGGAATGGGGAAGAGACGACACAGACAACGTGATGCTGGCGAG TGTGGCTCTCTCCTTGGAAGCCAAGCTCCAGATGTTGCACACCTACCTGACGGTTACCTGGCTGCCGCTGCCCTGTGAG CAAGCCCCTCTGGCCCAGCCGGAGTCCCCAACAGCTTCGGCGGGAGAAGACGCCCGGACGCCTCCCGACTCCGGGGAGTCCGACAAGGAGTCGGTCAGCAGCAGCTCCAACGGCAACGGAGACACAACAGCAGGCTCGACTGCCAACGGAAACGGCTCTCTGGCCAAAAACAGCTCGTCCTCCTCCTCTAGTTCATCCAGCAGTGGTTCTGCAGGGGCCGGGATGGGCGGGAAGGATAAAACAaagaaggagaaggagaaggaCAAAGACAAGAAGAGGGCAGACACTGTGGCAAACAAGCTCGGCAGCTTCGGGAAGAGCCTGGGCAGCAAGCTGAAGAAAAACGTGGGTGGACTAATGACTGGGAAGAACGCTGGAGCAGCAGGCGCCAAACAGGAAGGCGGGGAGAAGAAAAAGGGCTCATTTAGGGGGAGGAAGGGTAGCAAGGACAGTTCACCTTCCACCCAAGCCTCCGAGGATTCTGGGAAAGGATCCCCATCATCAGGTAGCGAACGTCTGCTTGGAACAATGAGCAGTATGAGCAGCAGTGGCGGCAGCAGCACGGAGAGCGAGCACTACAAGTACAGCGCTGACGTGAAGGTCAGCCTGGGCATCCTGCGAGCCGCCATGCAAGGTGAGAGGAAGTTCATCTTCGCCAGCCTTCTCACCACCAGCAACCGGCAGCCCTTCCAGGAGGAGATGATCCAGCGCTACCTCACAGATGCAGAGGACCGCTTTCATGCGGAGCAGGAGCAGCAGCGGCGTGACGCAGACAGAAAAGGTATCACAAATAACATCCAGCCTCCTAAAAAGGAGGTTCTCTGTGGTGCAGAGCTGAGTTATCGGCCTTACGAGGCCAAAGAGGAGCTGTCAGAGAACTCACCTGCCTTCAAACCTACGCCTTTGAATCCCGCTCTGTACTCTGCTGTTGTGCCCATCCCACGACCCTCGTTCATCGATCAGCCTCTTGCAGCACCCCCTCTGACTCAGCATCTTCTCATGCACAGCCACCTGGATACACGCCGCCAGCTCGCCGGTGGTTCTCCGGCCACTTCCTATCCGGGCCTCCCCTCCTATGCGACCCTTCCTCGCCACTGCCCCACAACACAGGGTCCCTCCCATCCCCAGTACATCTCCTCGCAGGGACCCTTATCTCTGGGCCCCTCATCTCTGGGCCCCTCATCCCTGAGCCCCTCCCGTCCCGCTCCCTCCTACCCCCCAGAGTTCGATCCACCTGATTATCCCGGGGCCGAGCCCATCGCCGGGGGCTACACTAACGGCTTCCGGGACCTGAGCTCCAACCTGGACTCCCGGAGCGGGCAGCCCCCTATCAGACACTACTCCCTGGGCAGCGCGGGCGGTCTGGCAGGCCTGCAGTCCATCCGCTGTCGGACACCCAGCTGCAACTACTATGGACACCCGGAAACGGGAAACTACTGCTCCTACTGCTACAGAGAAGAGCTGAGGAAGAGGGAGACGGAACCAGTCATTCATCGATTCTGA
- the otud7b gene encoding OTU domain-containing protein 7B isoform X3 produces MTAHPAITCGKNWDFTAALSDFEQLRQVHAGNLTYSFPEERVYQPSEKEMARVGRPVLHRQDEVVQAASEKRLSRGISHASSTIVSLARSHVSSTGGSSSEPLLDTPLCTFQLPDLTVYRDDFRSFIERDLIEQSMMVALENAGRLNWWTKVVPNCQSLLPLATSGDGNCLLHAASLGMWGFHDRDLMLRKSLYALMDHGLEREALKRRWRWQQTQQNKESGLVYTEEEWQKEWNELLKLASSEPRIHYSTNGTNGAESSEEPVYESLEEFHVFVLAHVLRRPIVVVADTMLRDSGGEAFAPIPFGGIYLPLEVPAAKCHRSPLVLAYDQAHFSALVSMEQKDSSKDQAVVIPLTDSEHKMLPLHFAVDPGKDWEWGRDDTDNVMLASVALSLEAKLQMLHTYLTVTWLPLPCEQAPLAQPESPTASAGEDARTPPDSGESDKESVSSSSNGNGDTTAGSTANGNGSLAKNSSSSSSSSSSSGSAGAGMGGKDKTKKEKEKDKDKKRADTVANKLGSFGKSLGSKLKKNVGGLMTGKNAGAAGAKQEGGEKKKGSFRGRKGSKDSSPSTQASEDSGKGSPSSGSERLLGTMSSMSSSGGSSTESEHYKYSADVKVSLGILRAAMQGERKFIFASLLTTSNRQPFQEEMIQRYLTDAEDRFHAEQEQQRRDADRKGITNNIQPPKKEVLCGAELSYRPYEAKEELSENSPAFKPTPLNPALYSAVVPIPRPSFIDQPLAAPPLTQHLLMHSHLDTRRQLAGGSPATSYPGLPSYATLPRHCPTTQGPSHPQYISSQGPLSLGPSSLGPSSLSPSRPAPSYPPEFDPPDYPGAEPIAGGYTNGFRDLSSNLDSRSGQPPIRHYSLGSAGGLAGLQSIRCRTPSCNYYGHPETGNYCSYCYREELRKRETEPVIHRF; encoded by the exons ATGACAGCCCATCCTGCAATAACTTGTG GTAAGAACTGGGATTTCACGGCGGCGCTCAGTGACTTTGAGCAGCTGCGACAGGTGCACGCCGGCAACCTCACGTACTCGTTCCCAGAAGAGCGGGTGTATCAGCCGTCTGAGAAGGAGATGGCCCGGGTAGggcgtccagttctccaccgaCAAGACGAGGTGGTGCAAG CGGCCTCAGAGAAGCGTCTGTCGAGGGGTATTTCTCACGCCAGTTCAACTATCGTTTCACTGGCCCGCTCTCACGTCTCCAGCACTGGCGGAAGCAGCAGCGAGCCGCTCCTGGACACACCGTTGTGCACTTTCCAACTGCCGGACCTCACTGTGTACCGGGACGACTTCCGGAGCTTCATCGAGAGGGACCTCATCGAGCAGTCCATGATGGTGGCGTTGGAGAATGCAG GGCGTCTGAACTGGTGGACGAAAGTCGTTCCAAACTGTCAGAGTCTGCTGCCGCTGGCAACGAGTGGAGATGGAAACTGCCTGTTACACGCTGCCTCGCTTG GTATGTGGGGCTTCCATGATCGCGACCTGATGCTGCGGAAGTCTCTGTATGCGCTGATGGATCATGGCCTGGAGAGGGAAGCTCTGAAGCGCAGGTGGAGGTGGCAGCAGACCCAGCAGAACAAAGAG TCCGGGCTGGTGTACACAGAGGAGGAGTGGCAGAAAGAGTGGAACGAGTTGTTGAAGCTGGCTTCCAGCGAGCCAAGAATCCACTACAGCACCAACGGCACCAACGG gGCCGAGTCTTCTGAGGAGCCTGTTTATGAGAGTTTAGAGGAGTTTCACGTCTTCGTCTTGGCTCACGTCCTCAGAAGGCCCATCGTCGTGGTGGCTGACACCATGCTGAGAGACTCTGGAGGAGAAG CCTTTGCTCCCATTCCGTTTGGAGGCATCTACCTTCCGCTGGAAGTGCCAGCTGCCAAGTGTCATCGCTCTCCCCTGGTCCTGGCATATGATCAGGCACACTTCTCTGCCCTGGTCTCCATGGAGCAGAAGGACAGCTCCAAAGATCAAG CAGTTGTGATTCCACTCACCGACTCAGAGCACAAAATGCTGCCTCTGCACTTTGCCGTGGACCCTGGGAAGGACTGGGAATGGGGAAGAGACGACACAGACAACGTGATGCTGGCGAG TGTGGCTCTCTCCTTGGAAGCCAAGCTCCAGATGTTGCACACCTACCTGACGGTTACCTGGCTGCCGCTGCCCTGTGAG CAAGCCCCTCTGGCCCAGCCGGAGTCCCCAACAGCTTCGGCGGGAGAAGACGCCCGGACGCCTCCCGACTCCGGGGAGTCCGACAAGGAGTCGGTCAGCAGCAGCTCCAACGGCAACGGAGACACAACAGCAGGCTCGACTGCCAACGGAAACGGCTCTCTGGCCAAAAACAGCTCGTCCTCCTCCTCTAGTTCATCCAGCAGTGGTTCTGCAGGGGCCGGGATGGGCGGGAAGGATAAAACAaagaaggagaaggagaaggaCAAAGACAAGAAGAGGGCAGACACTGTGGCAAACAAGCTCGGCAGCTTCGGGAAGAGCCTGGGCAGCAAGCTGAAGAAAAACGTGGGTGGACTAATGACTGGGAAGAACGCTGGAGCAGCAGGCGCCAAACAGGAAGGCGGGGAGAAGAAAAAGGGCTCATTTAGGGGGAGGAAGGGTAGCAAGGACAGTTCACCTTCCACCCAAGCCTCCGAGGATTCTGGGAAAGGATCCCCATCATCAGGTAGCGAACGTCTGCTTGGAACAATGAGCAGTATGAGCAGCAGTGGCGGCAGCAGCACGGAGAGCGAGCACTACAAGTACAGCGCTGACGTGAAGGTCAGCCTGGGCATCCTGCGAGCCGCCATGCAAGGTGAGAGGAAGTTCATCTTCGCCAGCCTTCTCACCACCAGCAACCGGCAGCCCTTCCAGGAGGAGATGATCCAGCGCTACCTCACAGATGCAGAGGACCGCTTTCATGCGGAGCAGGAGCAGCAGCGGCGTGACGCAGACAGAAAAGGTATCACAAATAACATCCAGCCTCCTAAAAAGGAGGTTCTCTGTGGTGCAGAGCTGAGTTATCGGCCTTACGAGGCCAAAGAGGAGCTGTCAGAGAACTCACCTGCCTTCAAACCTACGCCTTTGAATCCCGCTCTGTACTCTGCTGTTGTGCCCATCCCACGACCCTCGTTCATCGATCAGCCTCTTGCAGCACCCCCTCTGACTCAGCATCTTCTCATGCACAGCCACCTGGATACACGCCGCCAGCTCGCCGGTGGTTCTCCGGCCACTTCCTATCCGGGCCTCCCCTCCTATGCGACCCTTCCTCGCCACTGCCCCACAACACAGGGTCCCTCCCATCCCCAGTACATCTCCTCGCAGGGACCCTTATCTCTGGGCCCCTCATCTCTGGGCCCCTCATCCCTGAGCCCCTCCCGTCCCGCTCCCTCCTACCCCCCAGAGTTCGATCCACCTGATTATCCCGGGGCCGAGCCCATCGCCGGGGGCTACACTAACGGCTTCCGGGACCTGAGCTCCAACCTGGACTCCCGGAGCGGGCAGCCCCCTATCAGACACTACTCCCTGGGCAGCGCGGGCGGTCTGGCAGGCCTGCAGTCCATCCGCTGTCGGACACCCAGCTGCAACTACTATGGACACCCGGAAACGGGAAACTACTGCTCCTACTGCTACAGAGAAGAGCTGAGGAAGAGGGAGACGGAACCAGTCATTCATCGATTCTGA